In Wolbachia endosymbiont (group B) of Germaria angustata, the following are encoded in one genomic region:
- a CDS encoding reverse transcriptase domain-containing protein translates to MSKTKSFDISKQLIWRAYKQVSKNKGAAGVDEVSITKVEENLKDNLYKLWNRMSSGSYFPEPVKAVVIPKDTGGQRILCVPSVFDRIGQTAAAMYLEPLVEPKFHEDSYGYRPNKSALDAVDTARKRCWRYDWTIDLDISGFFDNLDHGLALQAIKKHTDCKWVILYVERWMKAPIQQADGSKVVRDKGVPQGGSISPIISNIFMHHVFDIWMKKNYPTVPFERYKVLPVSAIPYLFILANILEIFY, encoded by the coding sequence ATGAGTAAAACAAAGTCTTTTGATATATCAAAGCAACTTATTTGGAGAGCTTATAAACAAGTATCGAAAAATAAAGGTGCTGCTGGTGTGGATGAGGTTTCGATAACAAAGGTTGAAGAAAATCTAAAAGATAATCTGTACAAACTATGGAATAGGATGTCATCCGGAAGTTATTTTCCAGAGCCGGTAAAAGCTGTTGTGATACCAAAAGATACAGGAGGGCAAAGAATTTTATGTGTTCCTTCAGTATTCGACAGGATAGGGCAAACGGCTGCTGCTATGTATCTAGAGCCGCTGGTAGAACCAAAATTTCATGAGGATTCATATGGTTATAGACCAAATAAGTCTGCACTGGATGCGGTAGATACAGCTCGTAAAAGATGCTGGAGGTACGATTGGACGATAGATCTTGATATATCTGGATTTTTCGACAATTTGGACCACGGCTTGGCATTGCAAGCTATCAAAAAGCACACAGACTGCAAATGGGTCATACTGTATGTTGAGAGGTGGATGAAAGCCCCCATTCAGCAAGCAGATGGCAGTAAGGTAGTTAGGGATAAAGGAGTTCCGCAAGGAGGTTCAATTAGCCCAATCATCTCTAATATATTCATGCATCATGTGTTTGATATATGGATGAAAAAGAACTACCCGACGGTACCATTTGAGAGGTATAAGGTTTTGCCAGTATCAGCAATTCCCTACCTGTTTATACTTGCCAATATTTTAGAGATATTTTACTAA
- a CDS encoding twin-arginine translocase TatA/TatE family subunit yields MSLGPWQLFLVLIIILVLFGAGRLPQVMGDLGKGIKNLKQELKDSEKLSSNEPDR; encoded by the coding sequence ATGAGTTTAGGTCCATGGCAGCTGTTTCTAGTCTTAATAATAATCTTAGTTCTGTTTGGTGCAGGTAGGTTACCACAAGTTATGGGTGATTTAGGCAAGGGCATTAAAAACCTTAAACAAGAACTTAAGGATTCAGAGAAACTATCATCTAATGAACCAGATCGTTAG
- a CDS encoding exopolysaccharide biosynthesis protein: MQKSAKLSKDKKLASDILKEVADTNNNDSDKVTLFDIKTALNERGFGILIIIFSLPLSVPIPVPPGYTTILSIPLILFSLQLLFGFDSPWMPNWLERKSFQRSTLALVVEKTSPILKKIEKFMKPRMSFIFLGPGEKILAFMMLLCAIIIALPLPFTHFLPAIGITLISLGIMGKDGFLSTLGVLVSFCALLVTLIVIVKGPKLIAGTLSLLKSFTKL; encoded by the coding sequence ATGCAAAAAAGTGCGAAACTGAGCAAAGATAAAAAATTGGCTTCTGATATTCTAAAAGAGGTTGCAGATACCAATAACAACGATAGTGATAAAGTAACATTGTTCGACATCAAAACAGCTTTAAATGAGCGCGGTTTTGGTATTTTAATAATCATCTTCTCTTTACCGCTATCAGTACCTATACCTGTTCCACCTGGCTATACAACCATTCTTTCTATACCTTTAATCTTATTTTCACTGCAGCTTCTATTTGGGTTTGATTCTCCTTGGATGCCTAATTGGCTAGAAAGGAAATCTTTTCAACGGTCAACACTAGCTCTCGTGGTAGAGAAAACTTCACCTATATTAAAAAAAATAGAAAAGTTCATGAAACCAAGAATGTCTTTTATTTTTCTTGGTCCGGGTGAAAAGATTCTAGCATTTATGATGTTGCTTTGTGCAATAATAATAGCTCTTCCATTACCTTTTACTCACTTCCTTCCTGCAATTGGTATAACTCTTATTTCACTCGGCATTATGGGTAAAGATGGATTTTTATCTACGTTAGGAGTGTTAGTTTCATTCTGTGCGTTATTGGTTACCCTTATTGTAATAGTTAAAGGACCAAAACTTATAGCCGGAACACTTTCTCTTCTTAAAAGCTTTACAAAACTTTAA
- a CDS encoding group II intron maturase-specific domain-containing protein, with product MDDAIVHCRTEKQAEFVKVMIEERLAEYKLKLHPEKTQIVYCKDDNRSGGFPKQSFDFLGYTFRPRLARNKIGKYFVSFLPAISNKAKKKITTTIRSWKMLRNTHITLEEMSGKVNPIVRGWYQYYGKFYRTEVYKSLKNIERHLEKWVKRKYKRLRSHGRLARQFLGKVRKRSPDIFYHWTLGLGQKAE from the coding sequence GTGGATGATGCGATAGTACACTGCAGAACAGAGAAACAGGCAGAGTTTGTGAAAGTAATGATCGAAGAAAGATTGGCTGAGTATAAGTTGAAATTACATCCTGAAAAGACACAGATAGTGTACTGTAAGGATGACAATAGGAGTGGTGGATTTCCTAAACAAAGTTTTGATTTTCTGGGTTACACATTCAGACCCAGGTTAGCAAGAAATAAAATAGGGAAATATTTTGTCTCATTTCTCCCAGCAATTAGCAACAAGGCCAAGAAAAAGATTACTACAACCATAAGGTCATGGAAAATGCTACGAAATACGCATATAACATTAGAGGAGATGTCAGGAAAAGTAAATCCAATAGTCAGAGGCTGGTATCAGTACTATGGCAAATTTTACAGAACTGAAGTATACAAATCTCTAAAGAATATAGAGCGGCATCTAGAAAAGTGGGTGAAAAGGAAATATAAGAGACTCAGGAGTCACGGAAGACTAGCAAGACAATTTCTAGGAAAGGTGAGAAAGAGGTCTCCGGATATTTTCTATCACTGGACACTAGGGTTAGGCCAAAAGGCTGAATAA
- a CDS encoding ABC transporter ATP-binding protein, with product MLVNNINYFYSNQDGFALSNINIQVKKGSVACLLGHSGCGKSTILKLIAGIENPKSGTIVINDKLVASNKVSIAIERRNIGLIFQHSALFPHKTVIENITFTICSTSKKEKYLTALEILKLFNIEKYENMYPHALSGGQQQLVAIARVMAQNPDVVLLDEPFSNLDILLKYRIRHHILSLFRSKNIPVLMVTHDPQEALKVADFIYVMKNGKIIQSGVPSYIYHRPKDDTLAKFFSELPFTLQLN from the coding sequence ATGCTAGTTAACAATATTAATTACTTTTATAGCAATCAAGATGGCTTTGCTTTAAGCAACATCAACATTCAAGTGAAGAAAGGAAGTGTTGCCTGTTTACTAGGTCATTCTGGCTGTGGCAAGTCAACAATTCTAAAATTAATCGCAGGAATAGAAAATCCAAAATCTGGAACCATTGTTATAAATGATAAATTAGTTGCAAGTAACAAAGTGTCAATTGCTATAGAGCGTAGAAATATCGGATTGATTTTTCAGCATTCTGCATTATTTCCTCATAAAACAGTAATAGAAAATATAACTTTTACTATTTGCAGTACTTCTAAGAAAGAAAAATACCTTACTGCATTGGAAATCTTAAAGCTATTTAATATAGAAAAATATGAAAACATGTACCCTCATGCTTTATCAGGAGGACAGCAACAATTAGTTGCAATAGCAAGAGTAATGGCGCAAAATCCTGATGTTGTTTTGCTCGATGAACCATTTTCTAATTTAGATATACTGCTCAAATATCGAATAAGGCACCATATATTGTCACTTTTTAGAAGCAAAAATATTCCTGTACTCATGGTAACTCATGACCCGCAAGAAGCGTTGAAAGTTGCAGATTTTATTTACGTGATGAAAAATGGTAAAATTATTCAATCAGGAGTTCCTAGCTACATATACCACAGACCTAAAGATGATACGTTAGCAAAATTTTTTAGTGAGCTTCCTTTTACTCTACAGCTAAACTAA
- a CDS encoding IS110 family transposase has translation MAEAKSKLKIINPDASGIDIGSTVHYVCAPEGRDEQRIQKFGCFTVDLHNLAKWLKKCQVRTVAMESTGVYWIPLFQILESYKFEVKLVNARHVKNVPGRKSDVQDCQWLQQLHSYGLLQGSFRPDNQMCVLRSYVRQRANLIENAAKHTQRMQKALIQMNIQLHKVISDINGLTGMKIIKAIIEGEKDPQKLAEFRNSNMKNDKPTIAKALTGDYREEHLFALKQEYAAYTFFQEQITECDKSIESYYKTFEAKSNENRMLNKIRKWKQKNGPDFAADEDLNRITGIDFTKVPGFDVLSVQTIISETGINHNKWPTEKHFSSWLGLSPANKITGGKIVGTGTRKVINRAANAFRMAAHCVLRSKSAIGAYSRRLKKRLGAPKAITATARKLACIFYQMLKYGQEYVEKGINYYETLYKERVVKNLLKKAKEFGYILMKEEPIDEKGS, from the coding sequence ATGGCAGAAGCAAAAAGTAAATTAAAAATAATAAACCCTGACGCATCAGGGATTGATATTGGCTCGACTGTACATTATGTATGTGCACCTGAAGGAAGAGATGAACAACGTATCCAAAAATTTGGGTGCTTTACAGTAGATCTACACAACTTAGCAAAGTGGTTAAAAAAGTGTCAGGTTAGAACTGTGGCCATGGAGTCAACTGGAGTATATTGGATTCCCTTATTTCAAATATTAGAATCATATAAATTTGAGGTAAAACTAGTAAATGCGCGACATGTCAAAAATGTGCCTGGTAGAAAGTCTGATGTTCAGGATTGTCAATGGCTGCAACAATTGCACAGCTATGGACTGCTTCAAGGATCATTTAGACCGGATAATCAAATGTGTGTATTGCGTAGTTACGTTAGACAACGTGCTAATCTAATTGAAAATGCAGCTAAACATACTCAACGTATGCAAAAAGCGCTAATTCAAATGAATATTCAATTGCATAAGGTTATTAGTGATATCAACGGTTTAACAGGCATGAAAATTATTAAAGCAATAATTGAAGGAGAGAAAGACCCCCAAAAACTAGCTGAATTTAGAAATTCAAACATGAAGAATGACAAGCCTACTATAGCAAAAGCATTAACAGGAGACTATAGAGAAGAACACTTGTTTGCACTAAAACAAGAATATGCAGCATATACTTTTTTTCAAGAGCAAATAACGGAATGTGATAAAAGTATAGAGAGTTACTATAAAACATTTGAGGCAAAGTCAAATGAGAACAGGATGTTGAATAAAATACGAAAGTGGAAGCAGAAGAATGGTCCAGATTTTGCTGCGGATGAGGATTTAAATCGAATAACCGGGATAGATTTTACTAAAGTCCCGGGATTTGATGTATTAAGTGTACAAACTATCATTTCGGAAACAGGTATAAATCATAATAAATGGCCAACAGAAAAACATTTTTCTTCCTGGCTTGGATTAAGCCCTGCTAATAAAATTACAGGAGGAAAAATTGTTGGAACAGGAACTCGTAAAGTTATTAACCGCGCTGCGAATGCATTTCGAATGGCTGCCCATTGTGTGTTGAGAAGCAAAAGTGCAATAGGTGCATATAGTAGAAGGCTGAAAAAAAGGCTAGGAGCACCAAAAGCAATAACTGCGACAGCAAGGAAATTAGCATGTATCTTTTATCAAATGTTGAAATATGGACAAGAATATGTAGAGAAAGGAATAAACTATTATGAAACACTTTACAAAGAGAGAGTAGTCAAAAATTTGCTTAAAAAAGCAAAGGAATTTGGTTATATACTAATGAAAGAGGAGCCGATAGATGAAAAAGGTTCTTAG